From Acidothermus cellulolyticus 11B, a single genomic window includes:
- a CDS encoding HAD family hydrolase — MSDIAAVTVDLDDTLFDQRAWLDGAWQAVASAGSAFGLEPTTLLAALRRIAAEGSDRGKIIDRALLAVGVPEWELAALVPGLVGAFRSHAPTTLPCFPGVAEALADVRRLIPVGCVTDGDPHIQRAKLRALGLRDVFDVVVYSDELGREHRKPSPVPFRHALAALGVPPEHAVHIGDRPGKDVAGARAAGMRAIRVYTGEYAGQPDDPEPWRAFPDAGAALRWLVRQLAGVPAGSRLAD, encoded by the coding sequence ATGAGCGACATTGCCGCCGTCACCGTTGATCTCGATGACACGCTCTTCGACCAGCGTGCGTGGCTGGACGGCGCCTGGCAGGCGGTGGCGTCCGCGGGGTCAGCGTTTGGACTCGAGCCGACTACCCTCCTGGCCGCGCTGCGCCGGATCGCTGCAGAAGGCAGCGACCGCGGCAAGATCATAGACCGGGCGCTGCTTGCGGTCGGCGTTCCGGAGTGGGAGCTGGCCGCTCTGGTGCCCGGTCTGGTCGGCGCGTTCCGGTCCCATGCGCCGACCACCCTGCCCTGCTTTCCCGGTGTCGCCGAGGCGCTGGCCGATGTCCGGAGGCTGATCCCGGTGGGGTGCGTTACCGACGGTGACCCTCACATCCAGCGGGCGAAGCTCCGCGCCCTCGGCCTGCGCGATGTGTTCGACGTCGTCGTGTACTCCGATGAACTGGGGCGTGAACATCGCAAGCCGTCGCCGGTGCCGTTCCGGCACGCGCTCGCCGCTCTCGGCGTACCGCCGGAGCATGCGGTTCACATCGGGGACCGGCCCGGGAAGGACGTCGCCGGGGCCCGTGCAGCGGGGATGCGGGCGATCCGGGTGTACACCGGTGAGTACGCCGGCCAGCCTGATGATCCCGAGCCGTGGCGGGCGTTCCCGGACGCCGGGGCGGCGCTCCGGTGGCTGGTTCGGCAGCTGGCCGGCGTGCCGGCGGGCAGCCGTCTGGCAGACTGA
- the rpmE gene encoding 50S ribosomal protein L31, which yields MKPDIHPEYRETTVICSCGNTFTTRSTAKSGVIHAEVCSNCHPFYTGKQKILDVGGRVQKFEKRFGQLTGAARVARSTGKPRAGRK from the coding sequence TTGAAGCCCGACATCCACCCGGAGTACCGGGAGACCACGGTAATCTGCAGCTGCGGGAACACCTTCACCACGCGCAGCACGGCTAAGAGCGGCGTCATCCACGCCGAAGTCTGTTCGAACTGCCACCCGTTCTACACCGGCAAGCAGAAGATTCTCGATGTCGGCGGCCGGGTGCAGAAGTTTGAGAAGCGGTTCGGCCAGCTCACGGGTGCCGCGCGGGTCGCGCGCAGCACCGGCAAACCGCGGGCCGGGCGGAAGTAG
- the prfA gene encoding peptide chain release factor 1, translating to MFEAVEEVLREYADLERRLADPAVHADPRTARTLGRRYAQLGPIVEAYRRWKALDADVAAAHELAAADPAFRAEIPALEAEREAVAERLRSLLAPADPNDGKDVIMQIKAGEGGEESALFAGDLLRMYLRYAERRGWKTEILDATESDLGGYKDVTVAIRADGSEGAWSRLKFEGGVHRVQRVPVTESQGRIHTSAVGVLVMPEAEEVDVQIDPNDLRIDVFRSSGPGGQSVNTTDSAVRITHLPTGIVVSCQNEKSQLQNKETALRILRSRLLALAQEEAEAQAAAQRRSQVRTVDRSERIRTYNFPENRISDHRVNYKAYNLDQVLDGDLDGVIQALVDADAAARLAAAEQDPTRPVLSRQR from the coding sequence GTGTTCGAGGCGGTCGAGGAGGTTCTCCGCGAGTACGCCGATCTGGAGCGGCGGCTCGCGGATCCGGCCGTGCATGCCGACCCGCGGACGGCCCGCACCCTGGGTCGCCGCTACGCGCAGCTCGGGCCGATCGTGGAGGCGTACCGGCGGTGGAAGGCATTGGACGCCGACGTCGCGGCAGCGCACGAGCTGGCCGCGGCCGACCCGGCATTCCGCGCGGAAATTCCCGCCCTGGAAGCCGAACGCGAGGCCGTCGCTGAGCGGCTGCGGTCGCTGCTCGCACCGGCTGACCCCAACGACGGCAAGGACGTCATCATGCAGATCAAGGCAGGGGAGGGCGGGGAGGAGTCCGCGCTCTTCGCCGGGGATCTGCTGCGCATGTACCTGCGGTACGCCGAACGGCGCGGCTGGAAGACCGAAATCCTGGACGCGACCGAGTCCGATCTCGGCGGGTACAAGGACGTGACGGTCGCCATCCGCGCCGATGGGAGCGAAGGCGCGTGGAGCCGGCTGAAGTTCGAGGGCGGCGTGCACCGCGTGCAGCGTGTCCCCGTCACGGAGTCGCAGGGCCGCATTCACACGTCGGCGGTCGGCGTTCTCGTCATGCCGGAAGCTGAGGAGGTCGACGTGCAGATCGATCCCAACGACCTGCGCATCGACGTCTTCCGGTCCTCCGGTCCCGGCGGGCAGAGCGTGAATACGACGGATTCTGCCGTCCGCATCACCCACCTGCCGACCGGCATCGTCGTCAGCTGCCAGAACGAAAAAAGCCAATTGCAGAACAAGGAAACCGCGTTGCGCATTCTGCGCTCGCGGTTGCTCGCGCTGGCCCAAGAAGAGGCGGAGGCTCAGGCGGCTGCGCAGCGCCGCAGCCAGGTCCGTACCGTCGACCGCTCGGAACGCATCCGCACGTACAACTTCCCGGAGAACCGCATTTCCGACCACCGAGTGAATTACAAGGCCTACAACCTCGACCAGGTGCTGGACGGCGACCTCGACGGTGTCATCCAGGCCCTCGTCGATGCCGACGCGGCGGCGCGGCTCGCCGCCGCGGAGCAGGACCCGACCCGACCCGTGCTGAGCAGGCAGCGATGA
- the prmC gene encoding peptide chain release factor N(5)-glutamine methyltransferase, translated as MTSSTVRHRPASVPLRAALAEAASILAAAGVVSPHADAEQLAAFVLGCPRTHLLAAGALPAGRHEVFRQLVARRAQRVPLQHLTGSVGFRRLELAVGPGVFVPRPETEVLAGWCIETLRADGPAQPLVVDLCTGSGAIALSIAQEVPAARVFAVDDDPVATAWAQRNVAGTGLAGRVVVLCADAAVALPELDGQVDLVVANPPYLAEGDRQLLEPEVRDHDPPRALWSDADGLAGPAMIVEAARRLLRPGGRVAVEHGDGQRAAVVGLFDRGWSEVAAHQDLTGRDRFVTARRL; from the coding sequence ATGACATCATCCACCGTGCGACACCGTCCCGCATCCGTTCCGCTGCGCGCCGCGCTGGCCGAAGCGGCGTCCATCCTGGCGGCAGCCGGGGTGGTCAGCCCGCACGCCGATGCCGAGCAGCTCGCAGCGTTCGTTCTGGGCTGTCCGCGCACTCACCTGCTCGCCGCCGGGGCGCTGCCGGCCGGCCGGCATGAGGTGTTCCGTCAGCTGGTCGCCCGCCGGGCTCAGCGGGTTCCGCTGCAGCATCTGACCGGCTCGGTCGGGTTCCGCCGCCTGGAACTTGCCGTCGGCCCCGGCGTCTTCGTCCCCCGGCCGGAGACCGAGGTGCTGGCAGGGTGGTGCATCGAGACGCTTCGCGCGGACGGACCGGCCCAGCCGCTGGTCGTCGACCTCTGTACCGGCAGCGGGGCGATCGCTCTGTCGATCGCTCAGGAGGTGCCGGCTGCTCGAGTCTTCGCGGTGGACGACGATCCGGTCGCGACGGCGTGGGCGCAGCGGAACGTGGCCGGGACCGGGCTTGCCGGCCGGGTCGTCGTGCTGTGTGCGGATGCCGCGGTCGCCCTGCCCGAACTCGACGGCCAGGTCGACCTCGTCGTGGCCAATCCGCCTTATCTTGCTGAAGGCGATCGGCAGCTTCTTGAACCCGAAGTCCGGGATCACGATCCGCCGCGTGCGCTCTGGTCGGACGCGGACGGCCTCGCCGGCCCGGCAATGATCGTCGAAGCGGCCCGGCGGTTGCTCCGGCCCGGCGGCCGGGTCGCGGTGGAGCACGGCGACGGACAGCGCGCCGCGGTCGTCGGGTTGTTCGACCGGGGCTGGTCGGAGGTGGCCGCCCACCAAGACCTCACCGGTCGGGATCGGTTCGTGACCGCGCGGCGGTTGTGA
- a CDS encoding L-threonylcarbamoyladenylate synthase, whose product MSVQVFDCSDPGQRTAGLQAAADAVRRGQLVVLPTDTVYGIGADAFTPAAVAALLAAKGRGRDMPVPVLVGSRPVFDALVAAAPPTAYALIDAFWPGGLTIVVRYNPSLAWDLGETNGTVALRMPAEDLALELLQRTGPMAVSSANRSGLPPATTCANARAQLGEAVAVYLDGGPTTSTIPSSIVDLTGETPTLLRSGAIEAERLREVVPELRIPSAES is encoded by the coding sequence GTGAGCGTGCAGGTCTTCGACTGTTCGGACCCGGGGCAGCGGACGGCCGGGTTGCAGGCGGCGGCGGACGCCGTCCGGCGCGGGCAGCTTGTCGTGTTGCCGACCGACACGGTCTACGGCATCGGCGCCGACGCGTTCACGCCCGCCGCGGTGGCCGCCCTGCTTGCGGCGAAAGGCCGCGGCCGGGACATGCCGGTGCCGGTGCTCGTCGGGTCCCGTCCGGTGTTTGACGCCTTGGTCGCTGCGGCGCCGCCGACGGCGTACGCGTTGATCGACGCGTTCTGGCCCGGTGGGCTGACCATCGTCGTCCGATACAACCCGTCGCTGGCCTGGGACCTCGGGGAGACGAACGGGACGGTCGCACTACGCATGCCGGCCGAGGATCTTGCCCTGGAGTTGCTGCAGCGCACAGGTCCCATGGCGGTGAGCAGCGCGAACCGCTCCGGCTTGCCGCCCGCGACGACCTGCGCCAATGCGCGGGCACAGCTGGGGGAGGCGGTCGCCGTCTACCTCGACGGCGGACCAACCACGTCGACGATCCCGTCGTCCATTGTCGATCTCACTGGTGAGACGCCCACCTTGCTGCGCTCCGGCGCTATAGAGGCGGAACGGCTCCGGGAGGTCGTGCCGGAGCTGCGGATTCCCAGCGCGGAGTCGTAG
- a CDS encoding MraY family glycosyltransferase: protein MREYLITLLVAASVTYLTTPVARRFAMRIRALTGVRDRDVHSIPTPRLGGLAMLLGVAAAMLVASRLPTLEAVNQRFLEPRALLLGSVIVFVIGALDDRFGLDAVTKLAGQVFAAAVVVLQGVQLLWLPIPAYGTLILGQDWSVILTVTFIVVVINAVNFVDGLDGLAAGIVGIAALAFFALSYQMSVELRLSRALPPLLLAIVVAGVCIGFLPHNFHPARVFMGDSGSMLIGLLLAASTVSLTGQVSPADQYQQYGTFLPLLLPFAVLFVPLADLLAAVVRRTRAGRVPWAPDKQHLHHRLLELGHSQRRAVLIMYGWSAICAAGVVGLAITQAPLVVAASAGAVVLLALVVIAFPRLRVASRTERPG, encoded by the coding sequence GTGCGCGAGTACCTCATCACCCTGCTGGTAGCCGCGAGTGTCACCTACCTCACGACGCCGGTCGCGCGGCGTTTCGCCATGCGCATCCGGGCCCTCACTGGGGTGCGCGACCGTGACGTGCACAGCATTCCCACGCCGCGGCTCGGTGGACTGGCAATGCTGCTCGGAGTGGCCGCCGCCATGCTGGTCGCGTCCCGGCTGCCCACCCTCGAGGCGGTCAACCAGCGGTTTCTGGAGCCCCGGGCCCTGCTGCTCGGCAGTGTGATCGTCTTCGTGATCGGCGCCCTTGATGACCGTTTCGGTCTGGACGCCGTGACGAAGCTCGCCGGACAGGTGTTTGCCGCGGCGGTCGTCGTCCTGCAGGGTGTGCAGTTGCTCTGGCTGCCGATCCCGGCGTACGGCACGTTGATCCTGGGCCAGGACTGGTCGGTGATCCTCACGGTCACCTTCATCGTCGTCGTGATCAATGCGGTGAATTTCGTCGACGGGCTCGACGGACTGGCGGCCGGCATCGTGGGCATCGCTGCACTCGCCTTCTTCGCGCTGTCGTACCAGATGTCGGTGGAGTTGCGGTTGTCCCGCGCCTTGCCGCCGCTCCTGCTCGCGATCGTCGTGGCCGGCGTCTGCATCGGCTTCCTCCCGCACAATTTCCATCCGGCCCGGGTCTTCATGGGCGATTCGGGATCGATGCTCATCGGCCTTCTTCTTGCTGCGTCGACGGTTTCGTTGACCGGGCAGGTGTCTCCTGCCGACCAGTACCAGCAGTACGGAACGTTCCTGCCGCTGCTGCTGCCGTTCGCCGTCCTCTTCGTGCCGCTCGCCGATCTCCTTGCCGCCGTGGTACGCCGGACCCGCGCCGGTCGGGTGCCCTGGGCGCCTGACAAACAGCACCTGCACCACCGGCTGCTCGAGCTCGGGCATTCGCAGCGGCGGGCTGTATTGATCATGTATGGGTGGTCGGCCATTTGCGCGGCTGGCGTGGTGGGACTCGCGATCACTCAGGCGCCGCTGGTGGTTGCCGCGTCCGCGGGGGCCGTGGTGCTCCTCGCGCTTGTCGTCATCGCGTTTCCCCGGCTCCGCGTCGCGTCCCGGACCGAGCGGCCGGGGTGA
- a CDS encoding AtpZ/AtpI family protein: protein MNQDRGRPQLGLYALVGIGSLNVGTLVTGLVIGWLADGWLGSFPALTITGLGVGIVAGLVASWLRIRAYFAHPEPAGPPRTQPPGEPDDDE from the coding sequence ATGAACCAGGACCGTGGCAGGCCGCAACTCGGTCTCTACGCCCTGGTGGGCATCGGCTCGCTCAACGTAGGGACGCTCGTCACCGGGCTAGTGATCGGGTGGCTCGCCGACGGCTGGCTCGGCAGCTTTCCCGCCTTGACCATCACCGGTCTCGGCGTCGGAATCGTCGCCGGGTTGGTGGCGAGCTGGCTGCGCATCCGTGCATATTTCGCTCACCCCGAACCAGCCGGACCGCCCCGGACGCAGCCGCCGGGAGAGCCGGACGACGACGAGTGA
- a CDS encoding ATP synthase subunit I encodes MSGTGPLMVPVGTPRRVFVIVAVLGGVVLAGASVLGHPLIGILFLVGLALGTLNNVLTVRSILKHISAGDPNRKQYAKSSLVRLGYISLFALVFVAAFRRDGIAVLAGLAIFHLLASVASALPVLKEFRKV; translated from the coding sequence GTGAGTGGCACCGGGCCGCTGATGGTACCCGTCGGGACACCCCGGCGGGTCTTCGTCATCGTGGCGGTGCTCGGCGGCGTGGTGCTCGCCGGGGCCAGCGTGCTGGGCCATCCGCTGATCGGCATTCTGTTCCTGGTGGGACTCGCGCTCGGCACGCTGAACAACGTGCTCACGGTGCGGTCGATTCTCAAACACATCTCAGCCGGAGATCCGAACCGCAAGCAGTACGCGAAATCCTCCCTGGTGCGGCTGGGTTACATCTCGCTCTTCGCCCTGGTCTTCGTCGCGGCATTTCGCCGGGACGGCATTGCGGTTCTCGCGGGCCTGGCTATCTTTCACCTGCTCGCGTCGGTTGCCAGTGCGCTGCCGGTCCTGAAGGAGTTCCGTAAGGTATGA
- the atpB gene encoding F0F1 ATP synthase subunit A gives MTLAAQPHVLAVEVDIGTHETAKFLGLTWHWDTILTSVIAGVIVVGLGLYMRWTARSGVPSKMQLLFEMLVSWVNRQVEESMGLRVAPFVAPMAVTLFVYILLCNWIGVLPSGHPEHLPAPTADINLTLTLALVVIVPMHIVSLKRRGLGRYIRHYFEPYKIFFPINVVEELAKPITLALRLFGNIFSGAIMVSLLALMPPYVLWLPQWLWKLIDLGVGVIQAFIFALLTILYYAFATATGGHGASDEHADGGDSSSRQASPTPLPAGQVR, from the coding sequence ATGACACTCGCTGCGCAGCCCCACGTGCTCGCCGTCGAAGTCGACATCGGCACCCATGAGACGGCTAAGTTCCTTGGTCTTACTTGGCACTGGGACACCATCCTGACGTCGGTCATCGCGGGTGTCATCGTCGTTGGCCTCGGCCTGTACATGCGCTGGACCGCGCGCTCCGGCGTGCCCAGCAAAATGCAACTTCTCTTTGAAATGTTGGTGTCCTGGGTGAATCGGCAGGTCGAGGAGAGCATGGGCCTGCGGGTCGCGCCGTTCGTCGCGCCGATGGCGGTCACGCTTTTCGTCTATATCCTGCTCTGCAACTGGATCGGTGTGCTGCCGAGCGGGCATCCGGAACACTTGCCGGCCCCGACCGCGGACATCAACCTGACCCTCACCCTCGCGCTCGTCGTCATCGTTCCGATGCACATCGTGAGCCTCAAGCGCCGGGGATTGGGCCGGTACATCCGCCATTACTTCGAGCCCTACAAGATTTTCTTCCCGATCAACGTGGTCGAGGAGCTGGCGAAACCCATCACGCTGGCGCTGCGGTTGTTCGGGAATATCTTCTCCGGCGCCATCATGGTTTCCTTGTTGGCGTTGATGCCTCCCTACGTGCTCTGGCTTCCGCAGTGGCTGTGGAAGCTCATCGACCTCGGCGTCGGTGTGATTCAGGCGTTCATCTTCGCGCTGCTCACGATTCTTTACTATGCGTTCGCCACGGCGACCGGAGGACACGGCGCATCCGACGAGCACGCCGACGGCGGTGACTCGTCGTCCCGTCAGGCTTCCCCGACACCGTTACCAGCCGGCCAGGTCCGGTGA
- a CDS encoding F0F1 ATP synthase subunit C, with translation MANATNIESAVKAAGAFVGGGLALAGGAIGAAIGDGLAGAQTIAGVARQPESQGRLMPLFFLTVGLVEAMYFINLAFMALFVFVLGK, from the coding sequence ATGGCCAACGCGACGAATATTGAAAGTGCGGTCAAGGCAGCGGGCGCCTTTGTCGGCGGCGGACTGGCGCTGGCGGGCGGCGCCATCGGTGCGGCGATCGGTGACGGGCTCGCCGGTGCCCAGACCATCGCCGGCGTAGCGCGCCAGCCGGAGTCTCAGGGTCGACTGATGCCGCTCTTCTTCCTTACGGTGGGTCTCGTGGAGGCCATGTACTTCATCAACTTGGCGTTCATGGCCCTGTTCGTCTTCGTCCTCGGAAAGTAG
- a CDS encoding F0F1 ATP synthase subunit B: protein MPPRTLADNFLVPGPTAIAELIVFLLILFIFGKYIVPFVNQKLAERQELIRSQFEEAKRARDEAEAAAAEYRAQLQEIRAEATRVRERAHEEGQQIIAEMKEQARREADRIVRAAEEQIQAERARAVAAVRAEVGSLAVELASRIVGESLADVERQHRIVERFLAELEERAQRQPAASDVVGGQQREEVHR from the coding sequence GTGCCACCCCGGACCCTCGCCGACAACTTCCTCGTTCCCGGACCGACCGCCATCGCGGAACTCATCGTCTTTTTGCTCATCCTCTTCATTTTCGGCAAATACATCGTTCCGTTCGTGAACCAGAAGTTGGCGGAACGCCAGGAACTGATCCGCAGTCAGTTCGAGGAGGCAAAGCGGGCGCGGGACGAAGCCGAAGCGGCCGCCGCTGAATATCGGGCTCAGCTGCAGGAGATTCGCGCCGAGGCGACCCGGGTGCGGGAGCGGGCACACGAAGAGGGCCAGCAAATCATTGCGGAAATGAAAGAGCAGGCCCGCCGGGAAGCCGACCGGATCGTGCGCGCCGCCGAGGAGCAGATTCAAGCCGAGCGGGCGCGGGCCGTCGCCGCGGTGCGCGCCGAGGTCGGTTCGCTCGCGGTGGAACTTGCCAGCCGGATCGTCGGCGAGTCGCTGGCGGACGTTGAGCGTCAGCACCGGATCGTCGAACGGTTCCTCGCCGAGCTCGAGGAGCGGGCGCAGCGGCAACCGGCGGCGTCCGACGTCGTGGGCGGCCAGCAGCGCGAAGAAGTGCACCGCTGA
- a CDS encoding F0F1 ATP synthase subunit delta, which translates to MQGASRESLAAAWREAEELLVRPRPGAQPPEEVGTQLFSVTAILDEHPALRRALSDPAVEPGRKVSLADRLFGERIGETARRLVATVVRARWSRVRDLSDALETLGVLALLVAAERSRAVDDVEDELFRFGRIVASRPELRDALANRTLPVENKVRLVERLLADRAHPVTVALVTQLVRHPRGRTPEEGFADFSGIAARFRQRLVARVTTAVALTDDERSRLRRALSELYGRDVHLHVEVDPRIGGGVVVQLGDEVIDGSIASILAETRQRLAS; encoded by the coding sequence ATGCAGGGCGCTAGTCGGGAGTCCTTGGCCGCGGCCTGGCGGGAGGCCGAGGAGCTGCTCGTGCGTCCCCGCCCGGGGGCCCAGCCGCCCGAGGAGGTCGGCACCCAGCTGTTCAGCGTCACGGCGATTCTCGACGAGCATCCGGCGCTGCGCCGTGCCCTTTCCGATCCTGCCGTCGAGCCGGGCCGGAAGGTGAGCCTTGCGGATCGGCTCTTCGGCGAGCGGATCGGCGAAACCGCCCGCCGGCTGGTCGCGACCGTCGTCCGCGCCCGGTGGTCCCGTGTCCGCGATCTGTCCGACGCGCTGGAGACACTCGGCGTGCTCGCGCTGTTGGTGGCTGCGGAGCGGTCCCGAGCCGTCGACGACGTCGAAGACGAGCTCTTCCGCTTCGGCCGGATCGTGGCCAGCCGTCCGGAGCTCCGTGACGCCCTCGCCAATCGCACGCTGCCGGTGGAGAACAAGGTCCGTCTCGTCGAACGCCTGCTGGCTGATCGTGCCCACCCGGTGACGGTCGCTCTGGTGACGCAGCTGGTCCGCCACCCGCGCGGCCGGACGCCGGAGGAGGGTTTCGCCGATTTCAGTGGGATCGCGGCGCGGTTCCGGCAGCGGCTGGTCGCCCGAGTGACCACCGCGGTGGCGTTGACGGATGACGAGCGGTCACGGCTGCGACGGGCGCTCTCCGAGTTGTACGGGCGGGATGTCCACCTGCACGTCGAGGTGGACCCGCGAATCGGCGGCGGTGTCGTCGTCCAACTCGGAGACGAGGTCATTGATGGATCGATTGCGAGCATCCTGGCCGAAACGCGCCAACGGCTTGCGTCGTGA
- the atpA gene encoding F0F1 ATP synthase subunit alpha encodes MSELTIRPEEIRAALEEFVSSYTPDVASREEVGRVTEAGDGIARIEGLPSTMANELLRFEDGTLGLALNLDVREIGAVILGPFEGIEEGQTVKRTGEVLSVPVGDGFLGRVVDPLGRPLDGKGEIVAEGRRALEIQAPSVVQRQPVKEPLQTGIKAIDAMTAIGRGQRELIIGDRQTGKTAVAIDTIINQRANWESGDPKLQVKCIYVAIGQKGSTIAAVRSALEAAGAMEYTTIVAAPASDPAGFKYLAPYTGSAIGQHWMYKGQHALIVFDDLSKQAEAYRAISLLLRRPPGREAYPGDVFYLHSRLLERCAKLSDAMGGGSLTGLPIIETKGNDVSAYIPTNVISITDGQIFLETDLFNSGVRPAINVGISVSRVGGNAQLKAMKQVAGRLRLDLAQYRELEAFAAFGSDLDAASRAQLERGARLVELLKQPQYSPYPVEEQVVSLWAGTTGQLDDVPVTDIRRFERDFLEYVRLRHHGIFDEILKTGELTDNVVESLKLAIAEFKQTFETHDGKILGHEEAPQLDESHLAAEKVRKHVPPSKPTTQRTAG; translated from the coding sequence ATGTCTGAGCTGACGATACGGCCCGAAGAAATTCGCGCGGCCCTGGAGGAATTCGTCTCCTCCTATACCCCGGACGTCGCTTCCCGGGAGGAGGTCGGCCGGGTGACGGAGGCGGGCGACGGCATCGCTCGCATCGAAGGACTGCCGTCCACCATGGCAAACGAGCTGCTGCGGTTCGAAGACGGAACGCTCGGCCTGGCCCTCAACCTTGACGTCCGGGAGATCGGTGCCGTCATCCTCGGCCCGTTTGAGGGCATTGAGGAAGGTCAGACGGTGAAGCGGACCGGCGAGGTTCTCTCCGTGCCGGTGGGGGATGGGTTCCTCGGCCGGGTCGTCGATCCACTGGGCCGGCCGCTCGACGGCAAGGGCGAGATCGTGGCCGAAGGGCGCCGCGCGCTGGAAATTCAGGCGCCGAGCGTGGTGCAGCGCCAGCCGGTGAAGGAGCCGCTGCAGACCGGCATCAAGGCGATCGATGCGATGACGGCGATCGGGCGCGGGCAGCGGGAGCTCATCATCGGTGACCGGCAGACCGGGAAAACCGCCGTCGCGATTGACACCATCATCAATCAGCGGGCGAACTGGGAGAGCGGCGATCCGAAACTGCAGGTCAAATGCATTTACGTCGCGATCGGCCAGAAGGGCTCCACGATTGCCGCCGTGCGGAGTGCGCTCGAGGCCGCGGGTGCGATGGAGTACACCACGATTGTGGCGGCGCCGGCGTCTGATCCGGCTGGCTTTAAGTACCTTGCGCCGTACACCGGATCGGCGATCGGGCAGCACTGGATGTACAAGGGTCAGCACGCGCTGATTGTTTTCGACGATTTGTCGAAGCAGGCCGAGGCGTACCGGGCGATTTCCCTGCTGCTGCGCCGTCCGCCGGGCCGGGAGGCGTACCCCGGAGACGTGTTCTACCTGCACTCCCGTCTTCTCGAGCGGTGCGCGAAACTCTCCGACGCCATGGGCGGAGGTTCGCTCACCGGCCTGCCCATCATCGAGACGAAAGGCAATGACGTTTCCGCGTACATTCCGACCAACGTCATTTCCATCACCGACGGGCAGATTTTCTTGGAAACGGACTTGTTCAACTCGGGCGTCCGCCCGGCCATCAACGTGGGAATTTCGGTCTCCCGCGTCGGTGGGAACGCCCAGCTCAAGGCGATGAAGCAGGTGGCGGGCCGCCTCCGACTGGACCTCGCGCAGTACCGCGAGCTGGAAGCATTCGCTGCGTTCGGTTCCGACTTGGACGCCGCGAGCCGCGCCCAATTGGAGCGGGGCGCCCGGTTGGTCGAGTTGCTGAAGCAGCCGCAGTACTCGCCGTACCCGGTCGAGGAGCAGGTGGTCTCGCTCTGGGCGGGCACGACCGGCCAGTTGGACGACGTGCCGGTCACCGACATTCGCCGGTTTGAGCGCGATTTCCTTGAGTACGTGCGGCTCCGCCATCACGGCATCTTTGACGAAATCCTCAAGACCGGGGAGTTGACCGACAATGTCGTGGAGAGCTTGAAACTCGCCATCGCCGAGTTCAAGCAGACATTTGAAACCCACGACGGCAAGATTCTCGGGCATGAGGAGGCGCCGCAGCTCGACGAATCGCACCTGGCGGCCGAGAAGGTGCGCAAGCACGTGCCGCCCAGCAAGCCGACGACGCAACGGACGGCTGGGTAG
- a CDS encoding F0F1 ATP synthase subunit gamma: MGAQLRIYRRRIRSVRATAKITRAMELIAASRIVKAQQRVVASTPYAEAITRAVSAVASQSNVDHPLLTERARPVRAAVLLVTSDRGLAGAYSANVLREGEALTEHLRERGLDVVHYIIGRKGLAYYRFRDRPVVRSWLGFSENPSYLQAKDVADALIAAFNTPADDGGVDEIHVVYTKFVSMLTQTPEARRILPLEVEETTEEPVGGMFPQYEFEPNAAGVLDALLPRYVEARIYNALLQGAASELAARRRACKAATDNAEELIRTYTRLANAARQAEITQEISEIVGGADALVATGSE; encoded by the coding sequence ATGGGAGCCCAGCTCCGTATTTACCGACGCCGGATCCGCTCGGTACGCGCGACGGCGAAAATCACCCGCGCCATGGAGCTCATCGCGGCGTCGCGGATCGTCAAAGCCCAGCAACGGGTCGTCGCGTCGACGCCGTACGCCGAAGCCATCACCCGGGCGGTGTCCGCGGTGGCGAGCCAGTCGAACGTCGACCATCCGCTGCTCACCGAGCGGGCGCGTCCGGTGCGGGCGGCGGTCCTGCTCGTTACGTCCGATCGCGGGCTCGCCGGCGCGTATAGTGCCAACGTCCTGCGGGAAGGCGAAGCCCTCACCGAACACCTCCGGGAGCGCGGCCTGGACGTCGTCCACTACATCATCGGCCGCAAAGGCCTTGCGTACTACCGGTTCCGGGACCGGCCGGTGGTCCGCTCCTGGCTGGGTTTCTCAGAGAATCCCAGTTACCTGCAGGCCAAGGATGTCGCCGACGCGCTGATTGCCGCGTTCAACACGCCGGCGGACGACGGCGGCGTCGATGAAATCCACGTGGTCTACACGAAATTCGTCTCGATGCTGACCCAGACGCCGGAGGCCCGCCGTATTCTGCCGCTGGAGGTGGAAGAGACCACCGAGGAGCCGGTGGGCGGGATGTTCCCGCAGTACGAATTCGAACCAAACGCCGCCGGCGTCCTCGACGCGCTGCTGCCGCGGTATGTCGAGGCGCGCATTTACAACGCGTTGCTGCAAGGGGCCGCTTCGGAACTTGCCGCGCGCCGGCGTGCGTGCAAGGCAGCGACCGATAACGCCGAGGAACTGATCCGGACGTACACCCGCCTGGCCAACGCGGCCCGGCAAGCCGAAATCACCCAGGAAATCAGTGAGATCGTCGGCGGCGCGGATGCGCTCGTCGCGACGGGGAGCGAGTGA